A portion of the Candidatus Woesearchaeota archaeon genome contains these proteins:
- a CDS encoding PGF-pre-PGF domain-containing protein: MPQNEICGNGIDEDCNGADKKCSSGGSSPLVMKGGSPLVMKGGWTGPKTDFLPTYPNAKHYYPEVSAPSLLTMSIDKADIPVTQLEVSVQKASQRVDMVVGVPAKPLKASELGNVYRYLIVEHENLDDSAVQGARFRFRVDNAWMQQNGFKAEDIRLYRYTDSWTELETQSQGSNSDYTMFWADAPGLSEFAIAGKKAPAPAPEPVAEPEPQVEDVQVVEEIDDSASRKITALLVVLGVLVIAVVGYLSLKTPEDEKPGKKK; this comes from the coding sequence ATGCCTCAGAATGAGATCTGCGGGAATGGCATTGACGAGGACTGCAATGGTGCTGACAAGAAATGTTCATCAGGCGGCAGTTCGCCTTTGGTCATGAAAGGGGGATCTCCTTTGGTCATGAAGGGAGGATGGACAGGGCCTAAGACAGATTTCCTGCCAACCTATCCGAATGCAAAGCACTATTATCCTGAGGTCAGTGCGCCGTCCCTCCTTACTATGAGCATCGACAAGGCAGACATTCCTGTCACTCAGCTCGAGGTCTCGGTCCAGAAGGCCAGCCAGAGGGTTGATATGGTTGTAGGTGTTCCTGCCAAGCCATTGAAAGCCTCAGAATTAGGCAATGTCTACAGGTATCTTATTGTTGAGCACGAGAATCTTGATGACTCCGCCGTACAGGGAGCAAGGTTCAGGTTCAGGGTGGACAATGCCTGGATGCAGCAGAATGGCTTCAAGGCTGAGGACATAAGGCTTTATAGGTATACAGACTCTTGGACAGAGCTCGAGACCCAATCTCAGGGAAGCAACTCAGATTACACTATGTTCTGGGCTGATGCTCCTGGTCTCTCAGAGTTCGCCATTGCAGGGAAGAAAGCCCCTGCTCCGGCTCCAGAGCCCGTAGCTGAACCAGAGCCTCAGGTCGAGGATGTTCAGGTTGTCGAGGAGATCGATGACTCAGCTTCCAGGAAGATCACTGCATTGCTTGTGGTCCTTGGTGTGCTTGTCATAGCTGTTGTCGGTTATCTGTCCCTGAAGACACCTGAGGATGAGAAGCCAGGCAAGAAGAAGTAA
- a CDS encoding small multi-drug export protein codes for MMYEILILIGLTLLPFLELRASIPYGMLATDLAWQVVFIVCVLSNILLGPIVYFFLDRIIHVFLKIRWIEKCWHKSVERTQRRIHKFMERFGWLGVALFIAVPLPGSGTYSGALGSYILGLGYRKFIIANIIGVLIAGILVTLIVMTGSQAFSIFVKFL; via the coding sequence ATGATGTATGAGATTCTTATCCTCATTGGCTTGACTTTGCTCCCTTTTCTGGAGCTGAGGGCATCTATCCCTTATGGTATGCTCGCGACTGACCTGGCCTGGCAGGTTGTGTTCATTGTCTGCGTGCTTTCGAATATCCTGCTCGGGCCTATTGTCTATTTTTTCCTTGATAGGATAATTCATGTTTTTTTGAAGATAAGGTGGATCGAGAAGTGCTGGCATAAGTCAGTGGAGAGGACCCAGAGGAGGATACATAAGTTCATGGAGAGGTTCGGCTGGCTGGGTGTCGCTCTGTTCATCGCAGTCCCTTTGCCTGGCTCTGGGACATATTCGGGTGCTCTGGGCTCTTACATTCTTGGTCTGGGTTACAGGAAGTTCATCATTGCAAATATTATTGGTGTGCTGATAGCAGGCATCCTTGTAACTCTGATCGTGATGACCGGGAGCCAGGCATTCAGCATTTTTGTGAAATTTTTGTGA
- a CDS encoding phosphatase PAP2 family protein, with the protein MKTKDSVWDCRPCLVIALLLVLGMSFLLDSMIHSFFSAVKYHYLDIFFSWFSSMITIILVLLVLSSLFMYEERKTRYILPMWVSFALAMFSSYVLKFLIQRPRPFPMYHFGFPDFAFPSAHAAMCFAVLPFLEKEFPKIRIFWIVFVSIVLLSRLYLGVHWFSDIVGGSVLGYLFGHFIIVSMKKGWRI; encoded by the coding sequence ATGAAGACAAAAGACAGTGTATGGGACTGTAGGCCATGCCTGGTGATAGCATTGCTTCTTGTGCTGGGCATGTCTTTCCTGCTGGACAGCATGATCCACAGCTTTTTCTCGGCTGTGAAGTATCATTATCTGGATATCTTCTTTTCATGGTTCAGCTCGATGATAACAATAATCCTTGTTCTTCTTGTCCTCTCTTCGCTTTTCATGTATGAGGAGCGCAAGACAAGGTATATACTCCCCATGTGGGTCAGCTTCGCGCTTGCGATGTTTTCAAGCTATGTCCTGAAGTTCCTGATCCAGCGTCCAAGACCCTTCCCAATGTATCATTTTGGTTTTCCTGATTTTGCCTTTCCCAGCGCCCATGCTGCCATGTGTTTTGCAGTCCTGCCTTTCCTTGAGAAGGAGTTCCCTAAGATAAGGATATTCTGGATTGTGTTTGTCTCGATTGTTCTTCTGAGCAGGCTGTATCTTGGGGTCCATTGGTTTTCAGATATTGTCGGCGGGTCTGTGTTAGGGTATCTCTTCGGCCATTTCATAATTGTGTCTATGAAGAAGGGGTGGCGCATTTGA
- a CDS encoding Lrp/AsnC family transcriptional regulator: MTIKLDLKDRKLIHLLDFDARAPLSRLAKRIGLSKQGTKYKMNRLMRLGVIKGFVPIINVPKLGYIYCRLSLTLSNITPEKEQEILDYIKHDPRWFWVFTTQGVYDLLFVMWAKSITEYKEAVLDIFSRFSAYIKYKNESITTDVVHFQHRWLLKESRTKEIHIQETPERIEIDDDDKRILSLLCEDARMSLTDMSRRIDLSPKTIANRIRGMEKNKLIEGYRPDLDHNKLGYTYYKLWINLNNISKEKMNRIYQYIKMNPIILYIVKGVGLPEDLDVEIMVKNNQELFDFVSDLRLKFPEMIGDYRTFMFYETVKIRYLPF; the protein is encoded by the coding sequence ATGACTATCAAGCTGGATCTGAAGGACCGGAAGCTCATCCACCTGCTGGATTTTGATGCGAGAGCTCCGCTTTCACGGTTGGCAAAGAGGATTGGTCTCAGCAAGCAAGGCACCAAATATAAGATGAATCGTCTTATGAGGCTCGGTGTCATTAAGGGTTTTGTTCCGATCATCAATGTCCCCAAGCTTGGCTACATCTATTGTCGCCTCTCGCTCACATTGAGCAACATTACCCCAGAGAAAGAGCAGGAGATTCTTGATTACATCAAGCATGACCCAAGATGGTTCTGGGTCTTCACGACGCAAGGAGTCTATGATCTGTTGTTTGTGATGTGGGCTAAGAGCATCACTGAATATAAAGAGGCTGTGCTTGACATCTTCTCAAGATTCAGCGCTTACATAAAATACAAGAATGAATCTATCACAACTGATGTTGTGCATTTCCAGCATCGCTGGCTCCTTAAGGAATCCAGGACAAAGGAGATTCATATCCAGGAGACCCCCGAAAGGATTGAGATTGATGATGATGACAAGAGGATTCTCTCTCTTCTTTGTGAAGATGCAAGGATGTCCCTGACTGATATGTCAAGAAGGATTGATCTATCTCCAAAAACCATCGCTAACAGGATAAGGGGCATGGAGAAGAACAAGCTCATTGAAGGCTACAGGCCCGATCTTGATCATAATAAGCTGGGTTATACTTATTACAAACTCTGGATCAATCTCAACAACATCTCAAAGGAGAAGATGAACAGGATTTATCAGTATATCAAGATGAATCCTATAATCCTTTACATAGTCAAGGGTGTTGGCCTTCCTGAAGACCTTGATGTTGAGATCATGGTCAAGAACAACCAGGAGCTTTTTGATTTTGTGAGCGATCTCAGGCTTAAGTTCCCTGAGATGATAGGCGATTACAGGACTTTCATGTTTTATGAGACTGTTAAGATAAGATATTTGCCTTTTTAG
- a CDS encoding nucleotidyltransferase family protein: protein MLKAIILGAGYATRLYPLTLDTPKPLLDVGEKLMVEHIIERIVEMNQAGRIIEKIIIVTNSKFFPHFDAWNSGFDCPIELAIIDDGTTCNEDRLGAIGDMDFVIKKEAIDDDALVIAGDNLFDFSLADMHSFFIKKQASVIAVYDMQDRSLLARKLGVVELDKDQRIIGFEEKPDNPKSSLASTACYMFSKDDMAELERCIAEHKKPDNTGDFVRYLSSKKPVYGYSFRGRWFDIGSKEQLEHVRKLYRDRK from the coding sequence ATGTTGAAAGCGATCATACTTGGCGCCGGATACGCCACGAGGCTCTATCCATTGACTCTTGATACTCCTAAGCCCCTGCTTGACGTCGGGGAAAAGCTGATGGTGGAGCATATCATCGAGAGGATTGTCGAGATGAACCAGGCTGGGAGGATCATCGAGAAGATAATAATAGTCACGAACTCCAAGTTCTTCCCGCATTTCGATGCATGGAACAGTGGTTTTGATTGCCCCATAGAGCTGGCGATCATTGATGATGGCACCACATGCAATGAGGACCGCCTCGGAGCCATCGGCGACATGGATTTTGTGATCAAGAAGGAGGCTATCGATGATGATGCATTGGTCATTGCAGGTGACAATCTCTTTGATTTCTCTCTTGCTGACATGCATTCATTCTTCATTAAGAAGCAGGCATCAGTCATTGCAGTTTATGACATGCAGGACAGGTCATTGCTTGCCAGGAAGCTGGGTGTCGTGGAATTGGACAAGGACCAGAGGATAATCGGTTTCGAGGAGAAGCCGGATAATCCGAAATCATCTCTGGCATCGACTGCCTGCTATATGTTCTCAAAGGATGATATGGCCGAGCTGGAGAGGTGCATTGCCGAGCACAAGAAGCCTGACAACACAGGTGATTTTGTCAGGTACCTGTCATCAAAGAAGCCAGTATATGGATACAGTTTCAGGGGCAGGTGGTTTGACATCGGAAGCAAGGAGCAGCTTGAGCATGTCAGGAAGCTTTACAGGGACAGAAAATGA
- a CDS encoding class I SAM-dependent methyltransferase, which translates to MDNILASMWEEFVGKRSEMEKEFYRSILCAHDCNRIFDAATGTGDDSIDLILAGFDVTSNEINEDLRIKSHKKAGESGVELVFTSYDWRKLPGDMIHQYDGMICLGNSLTILRHPGEQAKALRKMRRSLRDGGVLIVDQRNYDYILDSREDIINNGLRFKYEIRYCGKTIRARPCSIRDNLVVMEYVDNKARQGPAFPPILKMYPFRFHELRAQIINSGFRDVTSYSDLELGYNRDADFHQHVCVK; encoded by the coding sequence ATGGACAATATATTAGCAAGCATGTGGGAAGAGTTTGTAGGAAAAAGGAGCGAGATGGAGAAAGAGTTCTATCGCTCAATCCTGTGTGCGCATGACTGCAACAGAATTTTTGACGCGGCAACAGGGACAGGAGATGATTCGATAGACCTGATCCTAGCGGGATTTGATGTGACAAGCAATGAGATAAATGAAGACCTAAGAATAAAATCACATAAGAAAGCAGGGGAATCTGGAGTGGAACTGGTATTCACATCATATGACTGGAGAAAACTACCAGGTGACATGATACATCAATATGATGGCATGATCTGCCTGGGTAACTCACTGACGATACTGCGACATCCAGGTGAGCAAGCAAAAGCATTGAGGAAAATGAGAAGGAGCCTGAGAGATGGTGGGGTGCTGATAGTTGATCAGAGAAATTATGATTATATATTGGATTCAAGAGAAGATATCATAAACAATGGGTTGAGATTCAAATATGAGATAAGATATTGCGGCAAGACAATCAGGGCAAGGCCATGCAGTATCCGCGATAATCTTGTTGTGATGGAATATGTGGACAACAAAGCAAGACAAGGACCTGCATTCCCACCAATCCTGAAGATGTACCCATTCAGGTTCCATGAACTCAGAGCACAGATAATAAATTCCGGGTTCAGGGATGTGACAAGCTACAGCGACCTAGAACTTGGATACAATAGAGATGCTGACTTCCATCAGCATGTATGTGTTAAATAA
- a CDS encoding metallophosphoesterase family protein: MNILAFTDLHGSETAWASLAKKAPKADIIICAGDLTIFEQDLEQWLRRLSRLKKKVLIIPGNHESPRSLKIACKGFDKIIYLHKHAIIVKDHLFMGFAGNGFVMDEPGLRKTAKAFKILMDEHRNLKKVFIIHPPPFQTTLDVLNGDCVGNRTLRDFIEEVDLNLVICGHIHENAGKQDRIKKTTIINPGPKGKLIRIK; this comes from the coding sequence ATGAACATCCTCGCATTCACTGATTTGCATGGCAGCGAGACTGCCTGGGCCTCCCTGGCAAAGAAGGCGCCGAAGGCAGATATCATCATCTGTGCCGGTGATCTCACTATTTTTGAGCAGGACTTGGAGCAGTGGCTTCGCAGGCTCAGCAGGCTGAAGAAGAAAGTCCTCATAATCCCTGGCAATCATGAGAGCCCGAGGTCTTTGAAGATCGCCTGCAAGGGATTTGATAAGATAATCTATCTGCACAAGCATGCTATAATAGTGAAGGATCATCTTTTCATGGGTTTTGCAGGAAATGGGTTTGTCATGGATGAGCCTGGATTGAGGAAGACTGCAAAGGCATTCAAGATCCTCATGGATGAGCACAGGAATCTTAAGAAAGTCTTCATCATCCATCCCCCGCCTTTCCAGACAACGCTTGATGTTCTGAATGGGGATTGTGTAGGCAACAGGACCTTGAGGGATTTCATCGAGGAAGTCGACCTCAATCTTGTCATCTGCGGCCACATCCATGAGAATGCAGGCAAGCAGGATAGGATAAAGAAGACAACAATAATCAATCCAGGCCCGAAAGGTAAGCTAATTAGAATAAAATGA
- a CDS encoding prolyl-tRNA synthetase associated domain-containing protein yields MRSEVKRFLEENHIVYRLHTHPAVFTVEEAEKHCSHIPGLACKNLFLKDKISGRFFLVIMAADKKIDLRWFSGIIGSKHIRFGDDRELMDLLGLTKGSVSPFGLLNDKEGKVIVYIDHDVWDADIVSFHPNINTESLELSREMFHRFMDLLEQKKEVISFGS; encoded by the coding sequence ATGAGGTCCGAAGTCAAGAGATTCCTGGAAGAGAACCATATTGTTTACAGGCTTCACACCCATCCTGCGGTTTTTACAGTGGAGGAGGCAGAGAAGCATTGCAGTCATATTCCTGGTCTTGCATGCAAGAACCTATTCCTTAAGGATAAGATATCAGGTCGTTTTTTCCTGGTCATAATGGCTGCAGATAAGAAGATTGATCTTAGGTGGTTTTCTGGGATTATAGGGTCCAAGCATATCAGGTTCGGGGATGATAGGGAGCTCATGGATTTATTAGGCCTGACAAAAGGTTCAGTCTCCCCATTTGGCCTGTTGAATGATAAGGAGGGGAAGGTGATTGTTTACATAGACCATGATGTCTGGGATGCAGATATTGTCAGCTTCCATCCTAATATTAATACAGAATCGCTTGAATTGTCAAGAGAGATGTTTCACAGGTTTATGGATCTGCTGGAACAGAAGAAAGAGGTAATCAGCTTTGGCAGCTGA
- a CDS encoding nucleotidyltransferase domain-containing protein: MPKHIPNNMPRPRSDTRYGSCSDELDKILAEAIAKHSLPKKEKMLLDGKIKEVISRIEQNIAKSRIKAKVILGGSAAKGTTIKGDFDCDIFVAFDLSMKNYNLSKTLFDLVKSFRFEEVHGSRDYYRIMHKGVKYEIIPVLDVKDSKQAVNVTDMSPLHVDWVMSRVRKDPGLTDEMLLSKIFCKAQDLYGAESYIKGFSGHVLDILTMNYGGFIALLKASQSWKKGDVIDVEHHYKAGDAGKRMNSSKTQSPIIVVDPIMPERNAAASLSDERFMRFRQAAASFLDAPSQDFFQKKVLNHADFVRKHKGRKIIELRIWPLDGKDDVVGSKMLKSLDFLKTVLKLNDFRLLDFSWQWKDDPAVAFFVFDRDPLARKKTWLGPPLNAEKNADLFMKKHKETFVDKGRVCALVEREFITPGSLIRNTIKNSYVTERTKRISVQEHG; the protein is encoded by the coding sequence ATGCCTAAACATATCCCTAACAATATGCCTAGACCCAGGTCAGATACCCGCTATGGGTCTTGTTCAGATGAGTTGGATAAGATCCTTGCAGAGGCCATAGCAAAGCATTCCTTGCCGAAGAAAGAGAAGATGCTGCTGGATGGCAAGATAAAGGAAGTCATCTCAAGGATTGAGCAGAACATCGCCAAGTCCAGGATTAAGGCAAAGGTTATTCTCGGAGGCAGTGCAGCCAAGGGCACAACCATCAAAGGGGATTTTGACTGCGATATCTTTGTTGCATTTGACCTGTCTATGAAGAATTATAATCTTTCCAAGACTCTTTTTGACCTTGTGAAATCCTTCAGGTTCGAGGAAGTGCACGGCTCCCGTGATTATTACCGCATAATGCACAAGGGCGTCAAGTATGAGATAATCCCTGTGCTGGATGTCAAGGATTCAAAGCAGGCCGTGAATGTAACTGATATGAGCCCTTTGCATGTGGATTGGGTGATGTCTAGGGTCAGGAAAGACCCTGGGCTGACAGATGAGATGCTTCTTTCCAAGATATTCTGCAAGGCCCAGGACCTTTATGGCGCAGAGTCTTACATAAAGGGTTTCTCTGGTCATGTACTCGACATTCTGACAATGAATTACGGTGGCTTCATCGCTCTGCTTAAGGCTTCACAGTCATGGAAGAAAGGTGATGTGATAGATGTGGAGCATCATTATAAGGCAGGTGATGCGGGCAAGAGGATGAATTCATCCAAGACACAGTCCCCTATAATTGTCGTCGATCCAATAATGCCTGAGAGGAATGCGGCAGCCTCTCTTTCTGATGAGAGGTTCATGAGGTTCAGGCAGGCGGCTGCGTCCTTCCTGGATGCTCCATCGCAGGATTTCTTCCAGAAGAAGGTATTGAACCATGCTGATTTTGTCAGGAAGCACAAGGGCAGGAAGATAATCGAGCTCAGGATATGGCCGCTGGATGGGAAGGATGATGTGGTCGGGTCGAAGATGCTGAAATCCTTGGATTTCCTGAAGACTGTGCTGAAGCTGAATGATTTCAGGCTGTTGGATTTCAGCTGGCAGTGGAAGGATGATCCGGCTGTTGCTTTTTTTGTGTTTGACAGGGATCCTCTTGCCAGGAAGAAGACCTGGCTCGGTCCTCCGCTCAATGCCGAGAAGAATGCTGATCTTTTCATGAAGAAGCACAAGGAGACCTTTGTGGATAAAGGCAGGGTCTGTGCTCTTGTCGAGCGGGAGTTCATAACACCGGGCTCTCTGATAAGGAATACGATAAAGAATTCATATGTCACTGAAAGGACAAAGAGGATTTCAGTGCAGGAACACGGGTGA
- a CDS encoding AAA family ATPase, giving the protein MEKLKDNLLVSDPFPDVKGQARTKKELASALLVGRHLIIAGPPGIGKTTLAKGVAKLLPEIEVNDCSYHCDPGSPLCPECRNKKPKTKRISGEDRFVRIQGSPDLTVEDILGDIDPIKALKFGPLSIEAFTPGKIFRANNGILFFDELNRCPEKLQNALLQVLQEGYATIGSYDIDIPANFIFIATMNPEDFSGTERLSTVLMDRFDVVYMSYPESLKVEKDIVKCNSEPLVKFPEPILDKAIGFVRDLRESPNLERFPSVRASIGLYERAQSNALISGRDEVAFADVQEAILSVISHRIKLKPSIRYLKENRQFIQEEFAKFFDSNKFSRGEDQGDSL; this is encoded by the coding sequence ATGGAAAAACTCAAGGATAATTTGCTTGTCTCTGATCCTTTCCCTGATGTCAAGGGCCAGGCGAGGACAAAGAAGGAATTGGCGTCTGCACTGTTAGTCGGAAGGCATCTTATCATTGCCGGTCCTCCTGGCATAGGCAAGACCACATTGGCAAAGGGTGTCGCCAAGCTTCTTCCAGAGATAGAAGTGAATGACTGCTCTTATCATTGTGATCCCGGATCACCATTATGCCCTGAGTGCAGGAACAAGAAGCCTAAGACAAAGAGGATTTCAGGGGAGGATCGTTTTGTCAGGATTCAGGGTTCTCCAGACCTTACTGTTGAGGATATACTGGGTGATATTGATCCCATCAAGGCATTGAAGTTCGGGCCTCTCAGCATCGAGGCTTTCACTCCAGGCAAGATATTTCGCGCGAATAATGGAATCCTTTTCTTTGATGAGCTGAACCGTTGCCCTGAGAAGCTCCAGAATGCCCTGCTCCAGGTCTTGCAGGAGGGTTATGCAACTATCGGCAGCTATGATATTGACATCCCTGCCAATTTCATCTTTATTGCTACCATGAACCCTGAGGATTTCTCCGGCACTGAGAGGCTTTCCACTGTCCTCATGGACAGGTTTGATGTTGTTTACATGTCCTATCCCGAATCATTGAAGGTGGAGAAGGATATTGTGAAATGCAACTCTGAGCCTCTTGTGAAATTTCCAGAACCTATCTTGGACAAGGCCATAGGTTTTGTGAGGGATCTGAGGGAAAGCCCGAATCTTGAGCGTTTTCCGAGCGTAAGAGCATCAATAGGTCTCTACGAGCGCGCCCAATCCAATGCCCTGATCTCCGGCAGGGATGAGGTTGCTTTTGCTGATGTGCAGGAGGCTATCCTCTCTGTCATCTCGCACAGGATCAAGCTCAAGCCGTCCATAAGGTATCTGAAAGAGAATCGCCAGTTCATACAGGAGGAGTTTGCCAAGTTCTTTGATTCTAATAAATTCTCCAGAGGAGAGGATCAAGGTGATTCACTTTAG
- a CDS encoding VWA domain-containing protein, which yields MIHFSSDKQVAELTPIDEIQGKLSTQFIEDKLMHSVLEGDKDKIDDGKLVSDAINFNISSFTPDIMMQGLVSNYKYAEKLYGKRILRILSGFDPDYVERNIRLPEFQKEMKQRINESLRRLKKEGIITKDNSLTRKALELASIVMYIEEIENLIPKGIVGERYNKEKDLYGEKDAIKSYHKGDRYRDIAIKASIRQAIRRSHPRLEKDDMKSYERQSKGHSYIIYALDSSGSMKGRKIEHAKKAGIALAFKAIDEGDKVGLIVFGKEVKDFVQPTDDFGKILDSITSIRPASETDLVSTIRKAVELFPSETCTKHLIFLTDALPTIGEDPHRVTLEAVSLARANGITISLIGISLDKKGKKLAEEITQLGEGRLYIVKDLEEMDSIILQDYYATKGP from the coding sequence GTGATTCACTTTAGCAGCGATAAGCAGGTTGCTGAGCTGACTCCTATTGATGAGATCCAGGGGAAACTGTCAACACAGTTCATTGAGGACAAGCTGATGCATTCTGTTCTTGAGGGGGATAAGGACAAGATTGATGATGGCAAGCTTGTCTCTGATGCGATCAATTTCAACATCTCTTCTTTCACTCCTGATATCATGATGCAGGGTCTTGTCTCGAATTACAAGTATGCAGAGAAGCTTTATGGCAAGCGCATTCTGAGGATTCTTTCTGGCTTTGACCCAGATTATGTCGAGAGGAATATACGGCTTCCGGAGTTCCAGAAGGAGATGAAGCAGAGGATCAATGAGTCCCTGAGGAGGCTCAAGAAGGAAGGGATCATAACAAAGGATAACTCCTTGACAAGGAAAGCACTGGAGCTTGCTTCCATTGTCATGTATATTGAGGAGATTGAGAATCTCATCCCGAAAGGCATTGTCGGCGAGAGATACAATAAGGAGAAGGATTTGTATGGTGAGAAGGATGCCATCAAGTCTTATCATAAAGGTGATCGTTATCGTGATATTGCAATAAAGGCATCAATCAGGCAGGCTATAAGGAGATCCCATCCCCGGCTTGAGAAAGATGATATGAAATCCTATGAACGCCAGTCAAAAGGCCATTCTTATATCATCTATGCCCTGGACTCATCAGGTTCCATGAAGGGCCGGAAGATTGAGCATGCCAAGAAGGCTGGGATTGCGCTCGCCTTCAAGGCCATTGATGAGGGCGACAAGGTAGGTCTTATTGTTTTTGGCAAGGAGGTGAAGGATTTTGTCCAGCCCACTGATGATTTTGGCAAGATTTTGGATTCAATTACCTCGATAAGACCGGCAAGCGAGACTGATCTTGTCTCCACAATAAGGAAGGCTGTCGAGCTCTTCCCTTCTGAGACCTGCACAAAGCATCTTATCTTCTTAACTGATGCCCTTCCTACAATAGGGGAGGATCCGCATAGAGTGACCTTGGAAGCTGTCTCTCTTGCCAGGGCCAATGGTATCACTATCTCGCTGATCGGCATCAGCCTTGATAAGAAAGGGAAGAAGCTTGCTGAGGAGATAACCCAGCTCGGCGAAGGCAGATTATACATTGTCAAGGACCTGGAAGAGATGGATTCCATTATCTTGCAGGATTATTATGCGACAAAGGGTCCATGA